From Cucumis melo cultivar AY chromosome 1, USDA_Cmelo_AY_1.0, whole genome shotgun sequence, a single genomic window includes:
- the LOC103499945 gene encoding probable glycosyltransferase STELLO2 isoform X2, with product MLVQDRQNPKPHQIPLANPFPESKPFDFSNWVSLNLFKLATLFFLTLTIASFFFLRGAPDSAAFLCFNSRPKPSQLTHLPKINFDSIHPLVDKSSSYASFSSDRWIVVSVSSYPSDSLRKLAKTRGWQVLAVGNSRTPSDWSLKGVIYLSLEEQSSLGFRVVDFLSYDSYARKTVGYLFAIQHGAKMIFDADDRGEVIDGNLGKHFDLKLSNVDTLQERILEFDFENPNKTVVNPYIHFGQRSVWPRGLPLENVGDVLYEEHYNQIFGGMQFIQQGISNGLPDVDSVFYFTRKTSSQAFDIRFDDHAPKVAIPHGVMVPLNSFNTLFHNSALWALMLPVSVSTMACDILRGYWAQRLLWELGGFVVVYPPTMFRYDDIEGYPFSEEKDLHVNVGRLVKFLSSWTSNKATFFEKVMELSNSMGEEGFWKENDVKLIGAWLQDLVSVGYIQPRMKGFEMKKQRKRRIGDGRSFVPKKLPGFHLGVEESETVNFEIGKLIRWRKRFGNVVMVLFVENGDVERTAMKWKLLYGRIFKTVVVVAEHGREDLGVEEASLEFIYKYLPMVFEKFPNAEGFLFLQDNTILNYWNLLQADKDKLWITYKVPQSWTRVSDDSVLFAKQADWVKKVVSTMPVHFQVNYKESNPTEQGLTICNSEVFYVPRQFVGDFTDLVALVGNYKIDYRVAVAMFFMAMDSPQNFDDIFSRMVYKKIPAEELSSNVTNLYAAEVPAVHPWRVSNEVEFAELMRLMAAGDPLLKELV from the exons ATGTTGGTTCAAGATCGTCAAAACCCCAAACCCCATCAAATCCCACTCGCTAATCCCTTCCCTGAATCCAAACCCTTCGATTTCTCCAACTGGGTCTCTCTCAATCTCTTCAAACTCGCCACCCTTTTCTTCCTTACCCTCACAATcgcttccttcttcttcctccgaGGAGCTCCCGATTCTGCTGCATTTCTTTGCTTCAACTCTCGCCCTAAACCCTCTCAACTCACCCATTTGCCCAAAATCAACTTCGATTCGATTCATCCCCTTGTCGATAAATCCTCAAGTTACGCTTCTTTTAGCTCTGATCGGTGGATTGTTGTTTCTGTTTCGAGTTATCCTTCTGATTCGCTTCGAAAGCTTGCGAAAACTAGAGGATGGCAGGTACTAGCTGTGGGGAATTCTAGAACCCCATCGGATTGGAGTCTTAAGGGAGTTATATATCTGTCTCTAGAGGAACAATCTAGCTTAGGATTTAGAGTTGTggattttctttcttatgattCTTATGCTAGAAAGACTGTTGGGTATCTTTTCGCTATCCAACATGGCGCGAAAATGATATTCGATGCAGATGATCGGGGCGAAGTGATTGATGGGAATCTTGGGAAGCATTTTGATTTGAAACTGTCCAATGTAGACACACTGCAGGAGAGAATCTTGGAGTTCGATTTTGAGAACCCCAATAAAACCGTCGTGAATCCATATATTCATTTTGGACAGCGATCGGTTTGGCCTAGAGGGTTGCCATTGGAGAATGTAGGAGATGTTTTGTATGAAGAACATTACAACCAAATATTTGGAGGAATGCAGTTCATTCAACAAGGCATATCCAATGGTTTACCAGATGTAGATTCAGTGTTTTACTTCACACGAAAGACAAGTTCCCAGGCATTTGACATAAGATTCGACGACCACGCACCGAAAGTTGCCATACCTCACGGGGTGATGGTACCATTAAATTCTTTCAATACTTTGTTTCATAATTCAGCATTATGGGCTCTTATGCTTCCTGTTTCTGTTAGTACAATGGCTTGCGATATATTGAGGGGTTATTGGGCACAAAGACTTTTATGGGAATTAGGAGGTTTTGTAGTGGTTTATCCACCGACAATGTTTAGATATGATGACATTGAAGGATATCCATTTTCAGAAGAGAAAGATTTGCATGTGAATGTAGGGAGATTGGTGAAGTTCTTGAGTTCATGGACATCAAACAAAGCCACGTTCTTTGAGAAGGTAATGGAATTGAGTAATTCAATGGGAGAGGAAGGGTTTTGGAAGGAGAATGATGTGAAACTGATTGGAGCTTGGCTTCAAGATTTGGTTTCTGTTGGGTATATTCAACCAAGAATGAAGGGATTTGAAATGAAGAAACAGAGGAAAAGAAGGATTGGTGATGGAAGGAGTTTTGTTCCTAAAAAATTGCCTGGTTTTCATCTTGGGGTGGAAGAATCTGAGACGGTGAACTTTGAGATAGGGAAGTTGATTAGATGGAGGAAGAGATTTGGTAATGTGGTGATGGTTTTGTTTGTTGAAAATGGAGATGTGGAGAGAACTGCCATGAAATGGAAATTGCTTTATGGAAGGATTTTCAAAACTGTGGTGGTTGTGGCAGAACATGGCAGGGAAGATTTGGGAGTGGAGGAAGCTTCCTTGGAGTTTATATACAA GTACCTGCCCATGGTATTTGAAAAATTTCCTAATGCAGAAGGATTCTTGTTCCTCCAAGATAACACCATTCTCAACTATTGGAATTTACTGCAAGCAGATAAAGATAAACTTTGGATCACTTACAAG GTTCCTCAATCTTGGACCAGAGTCAGTGATGATTCTGTCTTGTTTGCTAAACAAGCAGACTGGGTGAAGAAGGTAGTGAGCACAATGCCTGTTCATTTTCAAGTCAACTATAAGGAAAGTAACCCAACCGAGCAAGGACTCACAATTTGCAACAGCGAAGTGTTTTACGTACCTCGGCAGTTTGTGGGAGACTTCACGGATCTTGTAGCTCTTGTTGGTAACTACAAGATTGATTACAGAGTAGCTGTGGCAATGTTCTTCATGGCAATGGATTCACCCCAAAATTTCGACGACATTTTCAGCAGAATGGTTTATAAGAAGATACCAGCAGAGGAACTGTCGAGTAATGTTACAAACTTGTATGCTGCTGAAGTTCCTGCTGTTCATCCATGGAGGGTTTCCAATGAAGTGGAATTTGCTGAGCTTATGAGACTTATGGCTGCAGGTGATCCGCTACTGAAAGAGCTGGTATAA
- the LOC103499945 gene encoding probable glycosyltransferase STELLO2 isoform X1 has product MLVQDRQNPKPHQIPLANPFPESKPFDFSNWVSLNLFKLATLFFLTLTIASFFFLRGAPDSAAFLCFNSRPKPSQLTHLPKINFDSIHPLVDKSSSYASFSSDRWIVVSVSSYPSDSLRKLAKTRGWQVLAVGNSRTPSDWSLKGVIYLSLEEQSSLGFRVVDFLSYDSYARKTVGYLFAIQHGAKMIFDADDRGEVIDGNLGKHFDLKLSNVDTLQERILEFDFENPNKTVVNPYIHFGQRSVWPRGLPLENVGDVLYEEHYNQIFGGMQFIQQGISNGLPDVDSVFYFTRKTSSQAFDIRFDDHAPKVAIPHGVMVPLNSFNTLFHNSALWALMLPVSVSTMACDILRGYWAQRLLWELGGFVVVYPPTMFRYDDIEGYPFSEEKDLHVNVGRLVKFLSSWTSNKATFFEKVMELSNSMGEEGFWKENDVKLIGAWLQDLVSVGYIQPRMKGFEMKKQRKRRIGDGRSFVPKKLPGFHLGVEESETVNFEIGKLIRWRKRFGNVVMVLFVENGDVERTAMKWKLLYGRIFKTVVVVAEHGREDLGVEEASLEFIYKYLPMVFEKFPNAEGFLFLQDNTILNYWNLLQADKDKLWITYKVMMQVSVVSLLLYRTVEELYNCFSFSQVPQSWTRVSDDSVLFAKQADWVKKVVSTMPVHFQVNYKESNPTEQGLTICNSEVFYVPRQFVGDFTDLVALVGNYKIDYRVAVAMFFMAMDSPQNFDDIFSRMVYKKIPAEELSSNVTNLYAAEVPAVHPWRVSNEVEFAELMRLMAAGDPLLKELV; this is encoded by the exons ATGTTGGTTCAAGATCGTCAAAACCCCAAACCCCATCAAATCCCACTCGCTAATCCCTTCCCTGAATCCAAACCCTTCGATTTCTCCAACTGGGTCTCTCTCAATCTCTTCAAACTCGCCACCCTTTTCTTCCTTACCCTCACAATcgcttccttcttcttcctccgaGGAGCTCCCGATTCTGCTGCATTTCTTTGCTTCAACTCTCGCCCTAAACCCTCTCAACTCACCCATTTGCCCAAAATCAACTTCGATTCGATTCATCCCCTTGTCGATAAATCCTCAAGTTACGCTTCTTTTAGCTCTGATCGGTGGATTGTTGTTTCTGTTTCGAGTTATCCTTCTGATTCGCTTCGAAAGCTTGCGAAAACTAGAGGATGGCAGGTACTAGCTGTGGGGAATTCTAGAACCCCATCGGATTGGAGTCTTAAGGGAGTTATATATCTGTCTCTAGAGGAACAATCTAGCTTAGGATTTAGAGTTGTggattttctttcttatgattCTTATGCTAGAAAGACTGTTGGGTATCTTTTCGCTATCCAACATGGCGCGAAAATGATATTCGATGCAGATGATCGGGGCGAAGTGATTGATGGGAATCTTGGGAAGCATTTTGATTTGAAACTGTCCAATGTAGACACACTGCAGGAGAGAATCTTGGAGTTCGATTTTGAGAACCCCAATAAAACCGTCGTGAATCCATATATTCATTTTGGACAGCGATCGGTTTGGCCTAGAGGGTTGCCATTGGAGAATGTAGGAGATGTTTTGTATGAAGAACATTACAACCAAATATTTGGAGGAATGCAGTTCATTCAACAAGGCATATCCAATGGTTTACCAGATGTAGATTCAGTGTTTTACTTCACACGAAAGACAAGTTCCCAGGCATTTGACATAAGATTCGACGACCACGCACCGAAAGTTGCCATACCTCACGGGGTGATGGTACCATTAAATTCTTTCAATACTTTGTTTCATAATTCAGCATTATGGGCTCTTATGCTTCCTGTTTCTGTTAGTACAATGGCTTGCGATATATTGAGGGGTTATTGGGCACAAAGACTTTTATGGGAATTAGGAGGTTTTGTAGTGGTTTATCCACCGACAATGTTTAGATATGATGACATTGAAGGATATCCATTTTCAGAAGAGAAAGATTTGCATGTGAATGTAGGGAGATTGGTGAAGTTCTTGAGTTCATGGACATCAAACAAAGCCACGTTCTTTGAGAAGGTAATGGAATTGAGTAATTCAATGGGAGAGGAAGGGTTTTGGAAGGAGAATGATGTGAAACTGATTGGAGCTTGGCTTCAAGATTTGGTTTCTGTTGGGTATATTCAACCAAGAATGAAGGGATTTGAAATGAAGAAACAGAGGAAAAGAAGGATTGGTGATGGAAGGAGTTTTGTTCCTAAAAAATTGCCTGGTTTTCATCTTGGGGTGGAAGAATCTGAGACGGTGAACTTTGAGATAGGGAAGTTGATTAGATGGAGGAAGAGATTTGGTAATGTGGTGATGGTTTTGTTTGTTGAAAATGGAGATGTGGAGAGAACTGCCATGAAATGGAAATTGCTTTATGGAAGGATTTTCAAAACTGTGGTGGTTGTGGCAGAACATGGCAGGGAAGATTTGGGAGTGGAGGAAGCTTCCTTGGAGTTTATATACAA GTACCTGCCCATGGTATTTGAAAAATTTCCTAATGCAGAAGGATTCTTGTTCCTCCAAGATAACACCATTCTCAACTATTGGAATTTACTGCAAGCAGATAAAGATAAACTTTGGATCACTTACAAGGTAATGATGCAGGTCTCAGTTGTATCTCTCTTGCTTTATAGAACGGTTGAAGAATTATATAATTGTTTCTCTTTCTCACAGGTTCCTCAATCTTGGACCAGAGTCAGTGATGATTCTGTCTTGTTTGCTAAACAAGCAGACTGGGTGAAGAAGGTAGTGAGCACAATGCCTGTTCATTTTCAAGTCAACTATAAGGAAAGTAACCCAACCGAGCAAGGACTCACAATTTGCAACAGCGAAGTGTTTTACGTACCTCGGCAGTTTGTGGGAGACTTCACGGATCTTGTAGCTCTTGTTGGTAACTACAAGATTGATTACAGAGTAGCTGTGGCAATGTTCTTCATGGCAATGGATTCACCCCAAAATTTCGACGACATTTTCAGCAGAATGGTTTATAAGAAGATACCAGCAGAGGAACTGTCGAGTAATGTTACAAACTTGTATGCTGCTGAAGTTCCTGCTGTTCATCCATGGAGGGTTTCCAATGAAGTGGAATTTGCTGAGCTTATGAGACTTATGGCTGCAGGTGATCCGCTACTGAAAGAGCTGGTATAA